GTGAATGGCTGGGTTATGTTCCTCTTGAAGCGCTTGTTTTAAAAGTAGTTTTAAAAGTACCACCTTCGAGACCTAGGGAGGTCGGAGTTGGCCAGAAAATGCAGTCAAAGTCGCACCACCGGCGACTTTGATCGGCGCGTGTATTCTTATTAGATGGCAGCAAGGTTTGGACCGTGAGAGTGTTAATACAATGTCCTCCCTCTCATTCGGTGCGTGTAGCACTATTGTGACCGAAATATAACAATTTACTTGAAGAGTTAAAGAGTTTTCAAAGTTTCGAAAAAAATGGTATAAAAACATTATTTTTGATAATAAAGTTTTAcagattatttttaaaattatgatTAAAAAAAACGTATCACAATCTAATTTTctcataacatttttagttttGTCCtcattatcaattttattttctgTTTTACTACAATTTAAATTTTTGCTTCTCCGACCCTTTAAACTAGAAATGCTGCTAATGTATATTGTAAAACTCTTCAATTAGCAATTTATTTATGAGTAATAAATAAGGAGTGGTAGTTTAGTAAATGGACATCATGGTCTTCCGAAAGCAGAATAATAAATGAAGTGCCTGGTGTTTGAATTATAGAAAATAGAATCATTCAATCAATAATAGCGTTTATGGTCAGAGTAAGTAGGTTCAGGGCTGCTGCTTTACGCCGCGTGTGAATGTCACGTGCTCCGTGGCATCTGACACACAATCGCCTCGTTCTGAACAAAAGCCACTCTGGCTACACACGTGGTTTTGTCAGTGTGGACCCCCTACCCTATGTCCATGTCGGATAAGATATGGGCCCCACCTTCTGCTTGACCTGATGGTCAACTTCTGAACTTCTGATTTGAAAGATAAACCGCAGGAAATGACGTCGTTTCGGTATGCGTTGCCACGTAGGACCACGAGTTCGTGTGGTGGCTCGTGATCTGTGTAAAAATTGATAAAGGCGTAGTGGGAACCAGGTGGTGGTGCCTTGTTTTTTTAGAGTTAAATAAATTGTAAAGCGCACAAAGAAATAGTGTAAAATTTGTATTAATCAAGCCAACTCATTATAGCCACTCGTTGTAAAATTTGTACAAATGGGTGACTGGTACGGGGATTTGGGTTGGCGGAAATGAAATTTTAAATcaaattagtaaatttatttgtaataGTTTAGAGTTTTTCTTTTTAAGTAAGTCTTAATTTTTAGCTTGAGATGAAAGTAATTTTAatcttttaaatatttgaattttacATTTTCTTAATATAAACACCTTCTAATTCACCTTTTACAAATTTAAACCTCAAACCAGACactttctaaataatttttttagttactGGACATTGTTATTGCTCTTAGTGTCTCCTTAATACGAAGGAACAACTTTAAAAACTTGCACATCACGTATTATAATAATCTTTTATAAATTCTTCTTCCTCACATTTGATGATGGATAAAAAATTTGGCAATAAATTTGCATTTTACTAACGTTTCTAATATGAATATAACTAGGAATATGATCAATAGTCcaaattcttatatatatatatacatacaataAAACGTCTATAAATTATtattctatattaaaataattctcATATAGTCgtaacaaaatttaataattgtAATAAGTAATAATATTTTCTGGTTACATCATTAGAAAATATGTCTCAcacattaataattatattaatattaaatatatttatatatatatatgctatctTACCTATACTAAatatttatgataaaattaattatcactttaaatttgtaaaataattttgtGTATTTCTAACATTATATAAAACTAATTCTATTAAATTATAACATTATAGTCTCACTATTATTAATATAGTGAGTTTTTACCGAGAAAATCAACAAAAATAgactaacatatatatatataaaatgttaTCTATAATGTTTttacaatttaaatttaaatttgtcttaatagggattcactcaaaatggaaacaacaaaaaatcTTCCAAAACGCGAAGTACAAAGTCAACTTGTCTAATTAGTCTTTTAAGTACAATGTAATCTAGGAGTAATCATTATCCTCACCACCTCCAAGCTTATACGTTAGTgggtatttatatatattttaaaaataaaagtaattagAATACTCATTAGTAATGAACATACAACTCATCTTTTAGTTTTGGAATACTTGGAATTAATACTGATTACACATAATAATTTGTAACTATTatgtagtattttttttaaagtagGGATCATATTATTGTACATTGTgtgattaaaattaatttgtgTAATATTTATCTACAAATTTTACATATATGTCgcattattcttttttttttttgaaaacgtATTCAAATATTATTTATTCCAATTGGATGGTGTGATATATGGAGGGGAGAGGCTACAGGTTTTGTTGTAATTTTAGATGTAGTAGGGTCCAAAAAGTTAGCCAAAGCCCAAAAAGGGCCCAAGGTGGGCCCAATAGCAGACGGAAAGTTTTGCACCGATCGTCTTGCAAAAGTGGGGGGTTCCACGACTGGACGGCTCGAACTCTGTTCTACGAAGTCTTGTGATGTAGCGTTGACAAAAGGGTCCGCTTTTGTTCCAAAGTGTCAGTAATGCGGGACCCACGGATCCACCACTCTACACGTGTCTCTGATGCCTTTTGCCCCCATCATCCAGTTCCGTTTCTAAAAATCATGTTTCAGTGCGCTGTTAGTCTAAAACCAAAtcaattcaaccaaacaaatcaGCCCAACTTCAAACTATATATAGTTGATTTTTCTTATTTGAAGATTCTTTATATTTCATAGGATTGACAGATTGTACTATAGTACATACGTGTTGTATCTTTaatttgcatatatatatatatataaatatagaaacatttatggatatatatttatatattaaacaCAATTTTCGGagttatatattttagtgatgtATTTTAATCACTATCATATATGTACTACATTGGGTGTGGAGTCCTGactataaatttataatatttgtagGAGAATATATGAATACTGGAGTGGTTTTAGTTTGGACACAGATTTGTTATTAGGTCTTTCAATGCTATTTCTTGCTACAGTTTTTGTGTGTGCTGTCTATGCTATCTTTAGGATACTTTTTATTTGATGCCTTTTCGACTTTGGATGTTTGACTTTAAAAATTATCCTTCATCTAAGTTGCTTAGAGCAGTCCAAACTAAGAAATATGTAAAATAATAGCTGAGGACTTAAAATTAAACTCTATTGGGTGTTCTAAATATTTAGCTATAATACATAAGCTTAgctttattaaatatttttttaatattttttttttatctttttttcttttctctctcccattagttatgtttttattattattttttgtttttcaattttttctttgactttaactaaaaaataatatttataaataaaatatatatattttttgaaagagaatatttaaatgatataaaataaaatataaaaaattttgatatatgatataataTTAAAActgaaaaatagaaaaaataaaattttgatgAAGTATTTTGAGAAAAAGAGGAGCTTCAATGGGCTCTTATAATTTAGTTCTAGAATGCTATCCGGATGAGCAACAAATTATTTCAgctgaaataatttttttaatcatgtatcatttgttattttctttaatgaaatttatttattgacaaataaaaaacaaaagaaatgtctttaattttatttattgttatttttaatgGTATATTATTCTTCCTTTGTTAGGCAAAATGCCTGGCTAATTGCTATTATATAGTTGTTTTAGATCGATTTAACACTTTTTGTTGGTATGTTATGCTACTTGTATTTTAATAAAGTTGTAGTCCAGCTTTTTGAAGTAAGTTGCTAAGTCATATTTGGCGCATTAATAGGTTGCTCGTACATTAATTGTGATACTCACGGATGGAAAATTAGTTTGATTGGACGAAATTTCTCTACAATGGTTTTTATTCATTGCCAGTTTGCCACAAACAAACTATAATacttatatttttcattttataataataataataataataataataaacgttAAGGGATAACTCTCTCCACCGCCACCGGTCCCAATGAATAATTCTTATATTTTTCTGAATAAAGTTTTGTTTTCCAAATATGTTAAAGTGCATTTTTTTTGAAgttattttgtattatatatggcatattttttatatttttttgaaaatcacttatgtataaaatttagacTAGTTGTCTGTAAAGTTTCAactaattatttgtaattttggagaatattttgtaaaaatttattaaaattaagccAGAATGCAAAATGATTTCAAAAAATATGTCATTTGCCAAAGGGACCCAATTAATAATTGTTGAGGTATCTGATctcaaaatttaaacaaaaatataattaagttgAAAATCTAGTATTGAAAGCTGCAATCAGTTTTCATTTATTTTAAGtataattagtttttaataaatTACAAGAGTTTAGTTATAAGGATGAGGAAAAACGCACGAATAGAGCGCCAACAAAATCAATTATAGTCCTAACAAAAATTGAGATATGAAAACAATTATTATAGTACTTAGATATCGATCATTTTCGTCAACGTCGAGATCATAATACATAGAGTGAGTGATAACTAACGTGTTTAAATTCacataatataactttattatcatATCGACGCGAAACAAGATATGGTGTGTTATTGAGCTCTATATTTCCAGTATTCTATAGTATATTTCTTAGCTATATAGCTAGCTTGTTCAGTAGAGCTCTTTTAACGTTGCAAACTGTACATCTATCTTAAGAAAAAAcctatttgaatttaaatatgcATATGATAATAGATAATTTCGATTTATAATCATCTCCTATATTAAATGGTGCATAGTCTTTAGAATGCATCTTTTGCATGCCCTAATCCTCAAGTGCGTATTCTACTTTTCTATACTCATGTCATTTGCATGCATATTATGTGTGTGATAAGATTTATACTTGATGACTATTGTACCACCCGCAAGAGCTGAAAATTCAAATTACATCCTCGCTCGAAGAGCACAACACaagcaaaaacaaaaaaaaaaaagtgttttaaTAAATCTGTCATTATCTgcaatatatacatacatatatatataaaaaaatatataaaaaataaataaatcgaataaaaagaatattttttttatatttaattttttattaaaaatttatcttcaagaaattaattaaattatttgggGTGTTTAAATAGTATGTTTTCCTTTTTAAGCTCTTCTGTATTTTTTTATGTCTCTGTGTTTCTACGGGGCCATGTTAAATATAAAATCAAACAGTAATCTAAATTTGCTGATGAtgatttcaccattttttttttctgttataTGTATAAATTATTGTAAGTCACTCAAGTAAGGattaaactgttttttttttgttttttttggttTGGGACAAAgtgttaaatatatatatcttgttTTCCACTACTATTTTTCCCTCTTCTAATTCTTTCGCACATTAATTAATGAGAAGAAGACAAAATATTCACAGACCTAGTGCTAGTGGGGGAGAGAATTACTTCAAAATTCCCACTTGGGGTGCATTATTCATAACACACGATCCTCTACGagacaaaatatatttatattttctaagGGGGATTTACcatagaaaaaaaatacataaataaaagcaTATATTATATTATGTTGTGATATGTATTTTCTAATCACGCACGCACAAGAGCTtaagaataaaaattaaaatgaaaaaaaagtcTAAATAGTAATGCTTGATATGTAGAATAGGGGGTAGTGTGCCCGACATGTCTATCATGAGCTCCATAAATCACTCTGTCAGGATCTTATCTTTTAGTAAAACAAAGGTAACTAAATGTCAGTAaactattttaataaaacattcttcATATAAGACGATTTAAAAACATTGTACTTGTTGTAACACTACAGCATCcaaatgatttatatatatataaatatcatgaAATTAATTAGCACTTTAAACGAAATGACAAGAAATAAATAGGCAAGCAAGTGTTGCAAACTGGCTCGAGTGTGAAGCATAGCAATAAAGAAAGAGAATGATAAGACCTTAGCCGCATGCATACTACCCTGTCCTTACCCCCTcttttttctaaattttattttattaaagaactGAATTTATATGACTTATATGTTGCGTCATTGGTCTGCGTACCAATCATGGTAATTTCATTTAGAGACCATAGGACTAAAATAATCAAGCAAACGAAAATTTATGAGGAGGTTGGTCTGAACGTTCACACTGATAAGATGTCTTATTGGATTGATCTATTTGGATTGGGAGGAAGAATTTATATACCGAGTGACCTTGTCAGAAAAAAAGGACCTTGCATCTACCGCGCACCAAAACAAAAATTGGTGGGTCTCATTGTCTCTCGGATCACCCCACTTGATAATAACTCTCAGATCGATTTCATTGTGTGCACAGTATTTCATTCAAGTCCTTTCATTTAAAACGTTGCAACGCAAGGAGGAAAAAATAATGGAAGttatttttaaacttgtattgtCTGCATTGCATGTAGGCCTAACTTGTTCTTTACGGAAAAGTTAGTCAAGGAAGGAAAGGTCAATGCAGATTCGTGCTCTTTACGGGGagtgaaaaaaaatcataaaaattgtgttgttaccATCCATCATTATGTACTGTTCCGTTCCCcaaataacaaaaattgactccaGAGAATTAGGTTTTGCTTCAATAGTGGCAAAGTAGTGGTGGGTTGGGTTTTTCCACATGAACACTACACATGAAGGGATTTGGATTACAAAGTGCCAGCAGAAAGATAAAATCATGTTAAATTTGCATCATGGAAGCTAAGGTGCTACTTGATCGATCGGTACGGAAAGACCGAGTCATAGACTCGCATGCTTTTGAAAAACTCAGATAAATGATTTCAAAGGTACATTATGTCAGAGTCTAGATGTTATGTTCAGATAGAACTTGAGTAGAATTATAAGAGATTATGTTTGATGGGTGTGGTAAATATCTGCTATTGACTAACAGAGGACATTGACACACATTTACATGTGTCAATGTCCTCTGTCATTTTATTTAGTACTGCTAGCCATGGTCCTAGATTCGATTCTTAGATTACACGGCGTACACCTTCTTCATATGATATGTGATTGGATATTATATATGAATAAATAACACTACGATGCATAAAGGTGTTCTTCCTCAAAATGAAGCCAGCATTTTCTATCATTGTCAATTTGACCATTTAGTTTGAACATAATTTATCAACATACTCCAGTTATCAGTGTTATCGTCTCCTGACcacagaaaaataaaataaattacctCACCAAATTGAGCATTATTTGTCTTCAACGTTTGGAATTAACATCCACACACCACAGCCAACAGGGGTCCCCAGTGCCCACTAGCTCTCTCAATTTGGTCCAGTCTTCTTTCTTGTTGTTGCTAAACAAACAAATTTAAGATCCAGAAATTGATTAAAACTGatgatatatacatatttatagatTCTGGAATCATAGTTATGTTTCATATACTTCTTTTCTCGCTGATGTATACATATAGCCTTCATACCACTGAACTACGCGTGCACTTGCATAGCCTAACAAGTATGCTGCTCCAAACTCCAATGCTTAATTTTCCATCAGCTTTATGTAACATTCCACCCACAATGGTCTTGTGGTCCAAACCTTTGCTTGACCAGTTGTGAAAAGCTATAAAATTTCCCCACTTGATCCTTCATAATAATTACTATATACCTATTTGAAAAAAAGTACACATAGTTATAGGGTTACTTACATCTGAACTTGTATTTGAAGAAAGTGAACAAAAATAACAATATCTATTTGAAAAAAGTACGCAAGGATGGTTATATGGTTACTTACTTCTGAACTTGTAATTGAATGAAAGTGAACTAAAAATAGCAATCTCAGTTTCCCTGTGGAAGTAGTAATTCGTTTGGAGTCTGTGGCAAAAGATCGACTATCTCAATTATCAATTCCCAAATCATTAATTGGGCTTAAATGGGCCTTGTGCTCGGCCGCATGTGGTGCGGTGAGGATCGTACTATCGTCCAAGTCCAATCATATACATATGCTAAATGAGAGGGAATAATATTTGCTCAGGTCATTTTCATCATAAGCTCCGAACCTTTGGTAGTTTTAGTCAATCTTTACTCGAGTGCGCTGCTGTAGCTTTTAGCACAATCGGTGGTCATGCACGCGCGCCAGTAATTAAACGGTGCATGCCCACatatatcaaattaattatttgtttttgtttttagtaCATATGTCTAGTTGTCTACCTTTGTATTGTTAAATGAGGAAAGAGAATAACTCAAGGAGCTCAAAATACATCAAATAATATTTCAAAAGGAGAATCACTTAGTCGTAATACGCCTTGGTTATTCCAACTAAGCTAGCTAGGTACGTACTCTGATACTTTAAGACAGCCAAAaaacacataatatatatttatatagatacaAAAACTGCAGCCAAAATGACTTAATAATTACATACATGACACAACTTTGTTTGTTCAAAAAACCTACGACATACATAAACTACTTAGAACTCCAAAGACATATATATATCCATAGACAGAAGCTTATAAGGGATGCCCAGCTTGCATGCTTATCCAGTTCTGCTCCTCCTCCAGTCAGTATATCTTATTATTACATAGAAAATTGCATAGTTGGCATGAAAACGAAAGACAAAAAAGTAGACATTATTTATTAGAATTTATTAGTTGGTCACATGACGGAGCAAGCGTTTGGGTTCTCATCACTAAACATCTGAGGAGGAGGATAATAATAAGCATACTCCGAATAGTACTTGGATGGCCAATATTCATTCCTTTTGATATCACTCTTCTTATCGTCCTCTGAtcctttgtcttcttcttctccttctttcttttcctcttcttttttctcttctttcttttcttccttcttctcttcttcctttttctcttCAGGAACTATTGACGCCTGTTTCTTCGTCTTCTTGTACACGTCATCAACCAGCTTTGCGGGGTCCACCACACCCTTTACTACTACTTGGTTTTTAGCCACATCTGTTTCCACTGATTCTACACCTGCACGAGCACAAAACAAAACGTCTTATTGGACTGGATTGATTTGGGCTTTCTCTTAAGCCCATCTTGTTCGTTATTATTTGGGCCTTTTGAATTTGTTTGATTGAAGGGGTGATTTTAAATTAGCTTCTTGAATATCagtcattttatatatattttttatgcaaTTTTTTAATAGCACTAGATTTAGATTTAAATCTATCACTTTTCTGCAATTAATTGTTAAACCATAAAGACAGAAACAGTAGTGTTGTTTATTAGTAGAATATGATATTAAAAAATGGCAATTATCAATTAAAATAGTAGTTGATCTAAAGTAATGTACCTCAGCGCACAATTGTTTACTGCAAAAAGCATAATATAGTAATGGGAATTTCGAAGTTTTAATAAAGATGTTGTTGATATGGATATAAGTTTTTGGATTATAGGACAAAGACATCAACGAAAAGATTCCAGTGCTTATTGTCCAATTAAAGGTCCTTTTGCGGAGTTGTCATtcacattttttatattttttataatattcgAAACAATGTGGAAGTAAATTTGCCCCgttctttaaaaagaaaaaaagtccACTTATTTAGAGAAAAAGAAAGCATAAGAATATAGAcagaaaacaaaaaaacaaaaaataaaataaattgctTGGTCACGCTTTTATAATTTATACGTCTAAAGTGAAATGAATATTAGAAAAGTTCTTAAGTCACGTCATGAGTTGCTCTTCATTGTTTTCACTTTTAATTGAAAccaaaaaataaaacaattttgtaaaggatgaagaaaaaaaatagaaaagaaaagaattaagAGAGAGAGGATTCATAAGTTCCTGCCAGTATGTTCTGCCTCTTAGCCTCTACCTATAGCCGACcaagtaaaataaataataataacagtAATTCTGCCAACCCCTACAACTGACCAAGGTAAAAAgttttttcttatattttcttaTCACTTCCCTTTTATTTACTCTACTTTCTctttattccttttttttttattattattccaAACTTGTACATTTGTTATATAGTCGTTACTACTGTGGACTGTCCTAAAGATCCATTTTTCAATCAATAAGTACCTATTTCTGAGCTGGATCCTAATAATGCCTTTGTATGTACTACCAGAAGACGATATAGGctatataaatgcatatatatttatataatataagtAAATTATGAGTTAGAAGAAGTACCTTTGATCTTCCTGATTCGCTTCTGTAAACCTTGAGCGCAAGCTTCACAGTGCATTTGAACTTTTAATATGACGGTAATAGGAGTAGGAGGCTGCCAATCATGGATTATAACGTCGTTACGTACAAGTTAGATTCATATACAAAACAATGTACACTTAAAGAGTCAATAATCAGAGTGAGAGACAATCGAAAAGATATGATTTTGGTTGTAATAAGAGAAAAATTT
This genomic interval from Humulus lupulus chromosome 8, drHumLupu1.1, whole genome shotgun sequence contains the following:
- the LOC133794732 gene encoding heavy metal-associated isoprenylated plant protein 7-like isoform X2 produces the protein MGEENKEEKKEEEKKEEEKKDEKKEEEKKEEVPPEIVLKVDMHCEACARKVARSLKGFQGVEDVTTDSKASKVVVKGKAADPIKVCERLQKKSGRKVELISPLPKPPEEAEKEEKKEENKEEKKEEKKEEPPTPITVILKVQMHCEACAQGLQKRIRKIKGVESVETDVAKNQVVVKGVVDPAKLVDDVYKKTKKQASIVPEEKKEEEKKEEKKEEKKEEEKKEGEEEDKGSEDDKKSDIKRNEYWPSKYYSEYAYYYPPPQMFSDENPNACSVM
- the LOC133794732 gene encoding heavy metal-associated isoprenylated plant protein 7-like isoform X1 yields the protein MRSIMVSCLSFCYGNNENKEEKKEEEKKEEEKKDEKKEEEKKEEVPPEIVLKVDMHCEACARKVARSLKGFQGVEDVTTDSKASKVVVKGKAADPIKVCERLQKKSGRKVELISPLPKPPEEAEKEEKKEENKEEKKEEKKEEPPTPITVILKVQMHCEACAQGLQKRIRKIKGVESVETDVAKNQVVVKGVVDPAKLVDDVYKKTKKQASIVPEEKKEEEKKEEKKEEKKEEEKKEGEEEDKGSEDDKKSDIKRNEYWPSKYYSEYAYYYPPPQMFSDENPNACSVM